From Micromonospora nigra, one genomic window encodes:
- the purB gene encoding adenylosuccinate lyase, which translates to MPEKPIVPNVLAARYASPEMVELWTDERKVVQERRLWIAVLEAQSDLGVDVPAEAVAAYRVVLDQVDLAAIEARERVTRHDVKARIEEFNRLAGYEHIHKGMTSRDLTENVEQLQIRDSLTLVRRRCVAVLVRLGRLAAEYADTVMAARTHNVPAQPTTLGKRFAGVAEEILLAVRRLDDLLDAYPIRGVKGPVGTAQDMLDLLGGDRDRLGRLNDRVAAHLGVTRAMVSVGQVYPRSLDWEVLSLLVQVAAGPSSLATSLRLMAGHELASEGFAEGQVGSSAMPHKMNMRSCERINGLMVVLRGLADMTGQLAGGQWNEGDVSDSVVRRTALPSAFFALDGMLETVLVVLDEFQAFPAVIDLELQRYLPFLASTRMLLAAVRAGQGRETAHEIIKEHAVRHAGLLRARGGENGLLDALAADERFPLGRTELDALLANRLLFTGAAADQVAEIVKRIDREVTADPDAAGYRPAALL; encoded by the coding sequence ATGCCTGAGAAGCCGATCGTGCCCAACGTGCTGGCCGCGCGCTACGCGTCGCCGGAGATGGTGGAACTCTGGACCGACGAGCGCAAGGTGGTGCAGGAGCGCCGCCTCTGGATCGCCGTGCTGGAGGCCCAGTCCGACCTGGGCGTGGACGTGCCGGCCGAGGCCGTCGCGGCCTACCGCGTGGTGCTCGACCAGGTGGACCTGGCCGCCATCGAGGCGCGCGAGCGCGTCACCCGGCACGACGTGAAGGCCCGGATCGAGGAGTTCAACCGGCTCGCCGGGTACGAGCACATCCACAAGGGCATGACCTCGCGTGACCTCACCGAGAACGTCGAGCAGCTCCAGATCCGGGACAGCCTGACCCTGGTCCGCCGCCGCTGCGTGGCGGTGCTGGTGCGGCTCGGGCGGCTCGCCGCGGAGTACGCCGACACGGTGATGGCCGCCCGTACCCACAACGTGCCCGCCCAGCCGACGACCCTCGGCAAGCGGTTCGCCGGGGTGGCCGAGGAGATCCTGCTGGCGGTGCGGCGCCTGGACGACCTGCTGGACGCGTACCCGATCCGGGGGGTGAAGGGGCCGGTGGGCACCGCGCAGGACATGCTCGACCTGCTGGGGGGCGACCGGGATCGGCTGGGCCGACTGAACGACCGGGTGGCCGCCCACCTCGGGGTGACCCGGGCGATGGTCAGCGTCGGCCAGGTCTATCCGCGGTCGCTCGACTGGGAGGTGCTCAGCCTGCTGGTGCAGGTGGCCGCCGGGCCGTCGTCGCTGGCCACCTCGCTGCGGCTGATGGCCGGGCACGAGCTGGCCTCCGAGGGGTTCGCCGAGGGGCAGGTCGGCTCGTCCGCGATGCCGCACAAGATGAACATGCGCTCCTGCGAGCGCATCAACGGCCTGATGGTCGTGCTGCGTGGTCTCGCCGACATGACCGGGCAACTGGCCGGCGGCCAGTGGAACGAGGGTGACGTCTCCGACTCGGTCGTCCGCCGCACCGCGCTGCCCAGCGCGTTCTTCGCCCTGGACGGGATGCTGGAGACCGTTCTCGTGGTGCTCGACGAGTTCCAGGCGTTCCCGGCCGTTATCGACCTGGAACTCCAGCGCTACCTGCCGTTCCTCGCCAGCACCCGAATGCTGCTCGCCGCGGTGCGCGCCGGGCAGGGCCGGGAGACCGCGCACGAGATCATCAAGGAGCACGCCGTGCGGCACGCCGGCCTGCTGCGTGCGCGCGGCGGCGAGAACGGTCTGCTGGACGCGCTGGCCGCCGACGAACGCTTCCCGCTGGGCCGGACGGAGCTGGACGCCCTGCTGGCGAACCGGTTGCTGTTCACCGGCGCGGCGGCCGACCAGGTCGCCGAGATCGTGAAACGGATCGACCGGGAGGTGACCGCCGACCCGGACGCCGCCGGATACCGCCCCGCCGCCCTGCTGTGA
- a CDS encoding beta-ribofuranosylaminobenzene 5'-phosphate synthase family protein, translating to MTPRAVRVSGPSRLSFTLINLDAGSLRRNGIAAMAVRRPGLIAEVQPVLGASRVSGAAEETATGLLAALATLEKRWEGPPVDVHLTRPLPQHTGFGSKTATLLAVGRAYAEICGRSVELPELSRLLGRGRTSGASTGLAATGGFLVDGGHRNPPEMAADPAAFLRPSRYAPPAPVPRPVVSLPFPPWPVLILITHGRHLGGQQELDWFKRVTPISSEEARRTAQLVFLGLAPAVAEHDFDGFCDAVNEITFTSHFKREQIMFQGRPVEDVLAAGRASPAVDAVALSVTGPACFAFARDPRAAEAWAESLLRKGLLRDYWVTHADNHGLTLDHVPQR from the coding sequence GTGACCCCGCGAGCGGTCCGGGTGTCCGGGCCGTCCCGCCTCAGCTTCACCCTGATCAACCTGGACGCCGGGTCGCTGCGCCGCAACGGCATCGCGGCGATGGCGGTCCGCCGGCCCGGCCTGATCGCCGAGGTGCAGCCGGTGCTCGGCGCGTCCCGGGTGAGCGGCGCGGCCGAGGAGACCGCGACCGGCCTGCTCGCCGCCCTGGCCACGCTGGAGAAGCGCTGGGAGGGCCCGCCCGTCGACGTGCACCTGACCAGGCCGCTGCCGCAGCACACCGGGTTCGGGTCCAAGACGGCCACGCTGCTCGCGGTCGGTCGTGCGTACGCCGAGATCTGCGGCCGGAGTGTCGAGTTGCCGGAGCTCTCCCGCCTGCTGGGCCGGGGCCGCACCTCGGGTGCGAGCACCGGGCTGGCGGCCACCGGCGGCTTCCTGGTCGACGGCGGCCACCGCAACCCGCCCGAGATGGCCGCCGATCCGGCCGCGTTCCTGCGGCCCAGCCGCTACGCGCCGCCCGCACCGGTGCCCCGGCCGGTGGTGAGCCTGCCGTTCCCGCCGTGGCCGGTGCTGATCCTGATCACCCACGGGCGGCACCTCGGCGGCCAGCAGGAGCTGGACTGGTTCAAGCGGGTCACCCCGATTTCGTCCGAGGAGGCGCGGCGCACCGCGCAGCTGGTGTTCCTCGGGCTGGCCCCGGCCGTCGCGGAGCACGACTTCGACGGATTCTGCGACGCGGTCAACGAGATCACCTTCACCAGCCACTTCAAACGGGAACAGATCATGTTCCAGGGCCGGCCCGTCGAGGACGTGCTGGCCGCCGGTCGCGCCTCGCCCGCCGTCGACGCCGTTGCGCTCAGCGTGACCGGGCCCGCCTGCTTCGCGTTCGCCCGTGACCCGCGGGCGGCCGAGGCGTGGGCGGAGTCCCTGCTTCGCAAGGGCCTGCTGCGCGACTACTGGGTCACCCATGCCGACAACCATGGTCTCACGCTCGACCATGTGCCACAGCGATGA
- a CDS encoding phosphoribosylaminoimidazolesuccinocarboxamide synthase, whose protein sequence is MTTLAEAIVKQWSTKDLRVLVPPAEGRAGDALMTFSDRYSVFDHGVMPDRIPGKGRASCAMAVHSFGLLHDAGLATHFVEQVAADTIRIRLLGRDLSGTRLTGPARLIPLQVVYRRELRPESSVHRRIAAGALDPADVPAPDPVTGRLAADMVEFTSKFEETDRFLTRAEAARVGGVGPDDLTALTVAARRVCATVGERCERIGLTLVDGKAEFGYDDDRRLIIVDHAGTPDENRFYLGDTPVCKELLRAIHPGLRDRVQAYVRDGVPRAEWAPPAPLAPEAIGAVADVYATLAELWTTGTAAARNRLTAAARRYDDAVAAGAGSGR, encoded by the coding sequence GTGACGACGCTCGCGGAGGCGATCGTGAAGCAGTGGTCGACAAAGGACCTTCGGGTGCTGGTGCCGCCCGCCGAGGGGCGGGCCGGTGACGCCCTGATGACCTTCTCCGACCGATACTCGGTGTTCGACCACGGCGTGATGCCGGACCGGATCCCGGGCAAGGGGCGCGCCTCCTGCGCGATGGCGGTGCACTCGTTCGGCCTGCTGCACGACGCCGGGCTCGCCACGCACTTTGTCGAGCAGGTCGCCGCGGACACCATCCGCATCAGGCTGCTCGGCCGCGACCTGAGCGGCACCCGGCTGACCGGGCCCGCCCGGCTGATCCCGCTCCAGGTGGTCTACCGGCGCGAGCTGCGCCCCGAGTCGTCCGTGCACCGGCGGATCGCGGCCGGAGCGCTGGACCCCGCCGACGTGCCCGCGCCCGACCCGGTGACCGGGCGGCTCGCCGCCGACATGGTCGAGTTCACCAGCAAGTTCGAGGAGACCGACCGGTTCCTCACCCGCGCCGAGGCGGCCCGGGTCGGTGGCGTCGGCCCCGACGACCTGACCGCGCTGACCGTGGCCGCCCGCCGGGTCTGCGCCACCGTCGGCGAACGCTGCGAGCGTATCGGGCTCACCCTGGTCGACGGCAAGGCCGAGTTCGGGTACGACGACGACCGCCGCCTGATCATCGTGGACCACGCGGGCACCCCGGATGAGAACCGCTTCTACCTCGGCGACACGCCGGTCTGCAAGGAGCTGCTGCGCGCGATCCACCCCGGGCTGCGCGACCGCGTCCAGGCGTACGTCCGGGACGGGGTGCCGCGCGCCGAGTGGGCGCCTCCCGCGCCGCTCGCCCCGGAGGCGATCGGCGCGGTCGCCGACGTCTACGCCACCCTCGCCGAGCTGTGGACGACCGGGACGGCCGCCGCGCGGAACCGGCTCACCGCCGCCGCCCGGCGCTACGACGACGCCGTCGCCGCCGGTGCCGGGAGCGGACGGTGA
- a CDS encoding amidohydrolase family protein: protein MSTLAVVNAAAVFSGDLAAPMLTGADTVLCADGRVVAAGPADTLADGVADADAVLDAAGGTVAPGLIDSHGHVTFGDWTPRQQTVGFLESYVHGGVTRMISAGEVHVPGRPRDREGVKALAVAARASFDAIRPGGMRVHAGNVLLEPTLDESDFRHLVRCGVWLAKFGFGAYTDPLDAVPQLRVAKSCGLLVMCHAGGVSAAGSGALRADALLRLDPHVCGHANGGPTAMPDADVDLLIVESAMALQVVQAGNLRSTLRLVRRAAEQGALARVVVGSDTPSGFGVMPLAVLKTVVELTCLVPLDPAVAWALATGNVGRVWELPAGRIAAGAAADLVVLSAPRGGVADDAAGAMRNGDVPAITAVVTDGQVRVLTSRNTPAPAHPAALTPPGTRPR from the coding sequence GTGAGCACACTTGCCGTCGTCAACGCCGCCGCCGTCTTCTCAGGCGACCTGGCCGCACCGATGCTGACCGGTGCGGACACCGTGCTGTGCGCGGACGGCAGGGTGGTCGCCGCCGGTCCGGCCGACACACTGGCCGACGGGGTGGCGGACGCGGACGCGGTCCTGGACGCCGCAGGCGGCACGGTGGCGCCCGGCCTGATCGATTCGCACGGCCACGTGACTTTCGGCGACTGGACCCCCCGACAGCAGACGGTCGGCTTCCTCGAGAGCTACGTCCACGGCGGGGTGACGCGAATGATCTCCGCGGGCGAGGTGCACGTCCCCGGCCGCCCCCGCGACCGCGAGGGCGTGAAGGCCCTGGCGGTGGCCGCGCGAGCGTCGTTCGACGCGATCCGCCCCGGTGGTATGCGGGTGCACGCCGGCAACGTCCTGCTCGAACCCACGCTGGACGAGAGCGACTTCCGGCACCTGGTGCGGTGCGGTGTCTGGCTGGCCAAGTTCGGCTTCGGCGCGTACACCGACCCGCTGGACGCGGTGCCGCAGCTGCGGGTGGCGAAGAGCTGTGGTCTGCTCGTGATGTGCCACGCGGGGGGCGTCAGCGCGGCCGGCTCGGGCGCCCTGCGCGCCGACGCGTTGCTGCGGCTGGACCCGCACGTCTGCGGGCACGCCAACGGCGGCCCGACCGCGATGCCGGACGCCGACGTGGACCTGCTGATCGTGGAGAGCGCGATGGCCCTCCAGGTGGTGCAGGCGGGCAATCTGCGGTCCACGCTGCGGCTGGTCCGGCGAGCCGCCGAGCAGGGCGCGCTCGCACGGGTGGTGGTCGGCTCGGACACGCCGTCGGGGTTCGGGGTGATGCCGCTGGCCGTCCTCAAGACCGTGGTCGAACTGACCTGCCTCGTGCCGCTCGACCCCGCCGTCGCGTGGGCCCTGGCGACCGGCAACGTGGGGCGGGTCTGGGAGTTGCCGGCCGGGCGGATCGCGGCGGGCGCGGCGGCGGACCTCGTCGTGTTGTCGGCGCCGCGGGGCGGGGTGGCCGACGACGCGGCGGGAGCGATGCGCAACGGGGACGTCCCGGCGATCACGGCTGTGGTCACCGACGGGCAGGTCCGGGTGCTGACCAGCCGGAACACTCCCGCGCCCGCGCACCCTGCGGCGCTGACGCCGCCGGGCACGAGGCCACGCTGA
- a CDS encoding NAD(P)/FAD-dependent oxidoreductase — translation MRIVVVGAGAVGTCVAYRLARTGASVTLLGADPPERTLSAHSFAWVNPVDDGNADYWALTHEAQAAHRRLAAEIPDNGFHPAGNLHWTDSPEAATTLLEATASYRAKGWAAEQYTPRAARRLEPALRIPDDAGPVVHYPDDGYVVADRFLERLRAAGRRHGLRVRLDAPVAELAGDGVRLVSGERITADAVVCCAGRTTAGLLAGRGYGLPLAGPDDPGVLTRGLLVQTSPMPPGVSLGRVVHAPGLSIRPHHGRRLVLRCQQVDVRLPQDTGVAAAAVLARLPEVLPAAAGVTVEAAFAGVRPMPRDGRSIVGPVPGQDKLYVIVTHSGLTLGPLLGEIAAREVTGGGEHELAGAFRPGRFAPA, via the coding sequence ATGAGGATCGTCGTGGTCGGTGCGGGGGCGGTCGGCACCTGCGTGGCGTACCGGCTGGCCCGTACCGGAGCCTCGGTCACGCTGCTCGGTGCCGATCCGCCGGAGCGGACCCTGTCCGCGCACAGCTTCGCCTGGGTCAACCCGGTGGACGACGGCAACGCGGACTACTGGGCGCTCACCCACGAGGCCCAGGCCGCGCACCGGCGCCTCGCGGCCGAGATACCCGACAACGGCTTCCATCCGGCCGGCAACCTGCACTGGACCGACAGCCCGGAGGCCGCCACGACGCTGCTGGAGGCCACCGCGTCGTACCGGGCCAAGGGCTGGGCCGCCGAGCAGTACACCCCCCGTGCGGCCCGCCGCCTCGAGCCGGCGCTGCGCATCCCGGACGACGCCGGCCCGGTGGTCCACTACCCGGACGACGGTTACGTCGTCGCGGACCGTTTCCTGGAACGGCTGCGTGCGGCCGGGCGGCGGCACGGCCTGCGGGTCCGCCTGGACGCACCGGTCGCCGAGCTCGCCGGCGACGGCGTACGGCTGGTGTCGGGGGAGCGGATCACCGCCGACGCGGTGGTCTGCTGCGCGGGTCGGACCACCGCCGGTCTGCTGGCCGGGCGCGGCTACGGACTGCCCCTGGCCGGCCCGGACGATCCCGGCGTCCTGACCCGCGGGCTGCTGGTCCAGACGTCGCCGATGCCGCCCGGGGTGAGCCTGGGGCGGGTGGTGCACGCGCCGGGTCTGAGCATCCGGCCGCACCACGGACGACGACTGGTGCTGCGTTGCCAGCAGGTCGACGTGCGGCTGCCGCAGGACACCGGGGTGGCCGCGGCGGCCGTGCTGGCCCGGTTGCCGGAGGTCCTGCCCGCGGCGGCGGGAGTCACGGTCGAGGCCGCCTTCGCAGGGGTCCGCCCGATGCCGCGCGACGGGCGCAGCATCGTCGGGCCGGTGCCGGGGCAGGACAAGCTCTACGTGATCGTCACGCACAGCGGGCTCACCCTCGGGCCGTTGCTCGGGGAGATCGCGGCGCGCGAGGTCACCGGGGGTGGTGAGCACGAGTTGGCCGGGGCGTTTCGGCCGGGTCGGTTCGCTCCGGCCTGA
- a CDS encoding FAD-dependent oxidoreductase yields the protein MNVSDATDVVVVGSGGAGLLAACLAADAGRRVTVLESTDRLGGTTAVSGGMIWAPENPMLGALGLTDSGDAARRYLKRVTEGAVPDADIDLFLGTVGPMVDYLLSHTPVRVAAIDRPDYHSDWPGALPGGGRCLDVLPYATAGRPGLLDRIRVGPHFTAALTYDERQRSRWPGTRDETEVARRERDGVVAVGAGLVAGLVAAADDRGVRFRTGTPARGLLSDDNRITGVRTDAGDLPAALGVVLASGGFEWNTVLRRAFLREPASAPVSPPGNRGDGLVMAMAAGAALDAMSDAWWAPIVQDPDETYDGEPLTRHLVAERCLPGSILVDRTGRRFVNEAVNYNDITRALHAFDPTLHRLRHSPAYLVFDDAFRRRYAVGGTPAGAPPPGWWRHGTSLAELAKNCGVDEDGLVRTVAGFNTHARDGHDPEFGRGETEHDRYYGDDRQPGNPCLGPIEEPPYHAVEVRSGMIGTKGGVRTGPTGAVLRADGSAIPGLYACGNVAAGPMGPGYPGSGATLAAALTGGYRCGRAFGPPGSGGTPGSPGTPDAPGSSDPRHNARGVR from the coding sequence ATGAATGTCTCCGACGCCACCGACGTCGTGGTGGTCGGATCCGGCGGCGCCGGGCTGCTGGCCGCCTGCCTGGCGGCCGACGCCGGGCGGCGGGTCACCGTGCTGGAGAGCACCGACCGCCTCGGCGGCACCACCGCGGTCTCCGGTGGCATGATCTGGGCGCCGGAGAACCCGATGCTGGGCGCCCTCGGTCTCACCGACTCGGGCGACGCGGCCCGTCGCTATCTGAAGCGGGTCACCGAGGGCGCGGTGCCCGACGCCGACATCGACCTATTCCTCGGCACCGTCGGCCCGATGGTCGACTACCTGCTGTCCCACACGCCGGTCCGGGTCGCCGCCATCGACCGGCCCGACTACCACAGTGACTGGCCCGGCGCGTTGCCCGGCGGCGGTCGCTGCCTGGACGTGCTGCCCTACGCCACCGCCGGCCGTCCCGGCCTGCTCGACCGGATCCGGGTCGGCCCGCACTTCACCGCCGCCCTCACGTACGACGAGCGGCAGCGCAGCCGCTGGCCCGGCACCCGCGACGAGACCGAGGTGGCCCGCCGCGAACGCGACGGCGTGGTGGCCGTCGGCGCTGGCCTGGTCGCCGGCCTGGTCGCCGCCGCCGACGACCGCGGCGTCCGGTTCCGCACCGGCACCCCGGCGCGCGGCCTGCTGAGTGACGACAACCGGATAACCGGGGTACGCACGGACGCCGGCGACCTGCCCGCCGCGCTCGGCGTGGTGCTGGCCAGCGGCGGTTTCGAGTGGAACACGGTGTTGCGGCGGGCGTTTCTGCGTGAGCCCGCCAGCGCGCCGGTCAGCCCGCCCGGCAACCGCGGCGACGGCCTGGTCATGGCGATGGCGGCCGGCGCCGCGCTGGACGCGATGTCGGACGCCTGGTGGGCGCCGATCGTCCAGGACCCGGACGAGACGTACGACGGTGAACCGTTGACCCGCCACCTGGTCGCCGAACGATGCCTGCCCGGCTCGATCCTGGTGGACCGGACCGGCCGCCGGTTCGTCAACGAGGCGGTCAACTACAACGACATCACCCGCGCGTTGCACGCGTTCGACCCGACCCTGCACCGGCTGCGGCACAGTCCCGCCTACCTGGTGTTCGACGACGCGTTCCGACGCCGCTACGCGGTGGGCGGCACGCCGGCCGGCGCCCCACCGCCCGGCTGGTGGCGACACGGCACGTCGCTCGCCGAACTCGCCAAGAACTGCGGCGTCGACGAGGACGGTCTGGTCCGGACGGTGGCCGGGTTCAACACCCACGCCCGGGACGGCCACGACCCGGAGTTCGGGCGCGGCGAGACCGAGCACGACCGCTACTACGGCGACGACCGGCAACCCGGCAACCCGTGCCTGGGCCCGATCGAGGAGCCGCCGTACCACGCGGTCGAGGTGCGCTCCGGCATGATCGGCACCAAGGGCGGCGTCCGGACCGGCCCGACCGGTGCCGTGCTGCGGGCGGACGGCAGTGCGATCCCCGGCCTGTACGCGTGCGGCAATGTCGCGGCCGGCCCGATGGGACCCGGCTATCCCGGCTCCGGCGCGACGCTGGCCGCCGCGCTGACCGGCGGCTATCGGTGCGGGCGCGCGTTCGGCCCGCCCGGTTCCGGCGGCACGCCGGGCTCGCCCGGCACGCCCGATGCGCCGGGCTCGTCCGACCCGCGGCACAACGCGCGGGGCGTCCGATGA
- a CDS encoding Rieske 2Fe-2S domain-containing protein, protein MTTRTVNDQLTRVGAGTPMGDLLREYWMPVMRSARVAEPGGAPVPVELLGEKLVLFRAADGTLGCFAEACPHRGASLVLARNEDCALRCVYHGWKFSVTGEVLETPSEPPELTKFASRVKLRTYPVAEAGGIIWIWPGDPTREAPPLPGFAFHKLPPEQVFGLIAPVECNWLQGLEADVDSAHVALLHETEARAGALRELLDDVAPRDDIDEQPYGLRFAAVRHLSTGEQLVRVKPFAMPFYTVVPELPSGDRLWHAWVPVDDHRTIMWYLWYNEERPVDPTVFASQFGLDLATLDPDNIRAGWSRENAWGQDRSEMRDGRSFSGIRGLVMQDIAVQESMGPIVDRTRENPGRSDTGIIATRRYLLKALKQHALGQRAPGVDADYGQVRSAALTVPAGCDWRTR, encoded by the coding sequence ATGACCACCAGGACAGTCAATGACCAGCTCACCCGGGTGGGGGCCGGTACGCCGATGGGCGACCTGCTGCGGGAGTACTGGATGCCCGTCATGCGCTCGGCCCGGGTCGCGGAACCTGGCGGCGCACCGGTCCCGGTCGAGCTGCTCGGCGAGAAGCTCGTGCTGTTCCGGGCCGCCGACGGGACCCTGGGCTGCTTCGCCGAGGCGTGCCCGCACCGCGGCGCCTCGCTCGTCCTGGCCCGCAACGAGGACTGCGCGCTGCGCTGCGTCTACCACGGCTGGAAGTTCTCAGTCACCGGCGAGGTGCTGGAGACCCCGTCCGAGCCGCCGGAGCTGACGAAGTTCGCCTCTCGCGTCAAGTTGCGCACCTACCCAGTCGCCGAGGCTGGCGGCATCATCTGGATCTGGCCCGGTGACCCGACCCGTGAGGCGCCGCCGCTGCCCGGCTTCGCTTTCCACAAGCTGCCGCCCGAGCAGGTGTTCGGCCTCATCGCGCCGGTCGAGTGCAACTGGTTGCAGGGCCTGGAGGCCGACGTGGACTCCGCGCACGTCGCCCTGCTGCACGAGACCGAGGCCCGGGCCGGTGCCCTGCGCGAACTGCTGGACGACGTGGCCCCGCGTGACGACATCGACGAACAGCCGTACGGGCTGCGTTTCGCCGCCGTCCGGCACCTGTCCACCGGCGAGCAGCTCGTCCGGGTCAAGCCGTTCGCCATGCCGTTCTACACGGTGGTTCCCGAACTGCCGTCCGGCGACCGGCTCTGGCACGCCTGGGTGCCGGTCGACGACCACCGCACGATCATGTGGTACCTTTGGTACAATGAGGAGCGACCCGTAGACCCGACGGTGTTCGCCAGCCAGTTCGGCCTCGACCTGGCCACCCTCGACCCGGACAACATCCGCGCGGGCTGGAGCCGGGAGAACGCCTGGGGTCAGGACCGCAGCGAGATGCGTGACGGCCGCAGCTTCTCCGGCATCCGCGGCCTGGTGATGCAGGACATCGCCGTGCAGGAGAGCATGGGCCCGATCGTCGACCGCACCCGGGAGAACCCGGGCCGCAGCGACACCGGCATCATCGCCACCCGTCGCTACCTGCTCAAGGCGCTGAAACAACACGCGCTCGGACAGCGTGCCCCCGGCGTCGACGCCGACTACGGGCAGGTTCGCTCGGCCGCGCTGACCGTACCCGCCGGCTGCGACTGGCGTACCCGATGA
- a CDS encoding ATP-grasp domain-containing protein encodes MKIRQVLFVNLRRIEREGMESLLAARRLGYEVVLLGRSLPDFAAPLVTDFHQVDTYDTELALAAANELASKYDIAGVPSFTEIDVQLAAAIAAQLGLPGMSATAALRARNKFEMKNALRDLDGVLPEFRRVRTLAELRRAVDQIGFPAVIKPTGASGSKGVFELRRPEDVEPALEQLERIASPQFDAVFRQFGAEFIVEEYLDGTEFSVEGMVAAGQVHVVAVTDKITSVPYHLEVDHRMPAAMGAETLAGVTVTTGRIVTALGFDNCAFHLEAKWGPKGMRFIEVAARPAGDYIASHLIPLATGVDYFADLIRIAVGEAPVLQPDRALHAGLRFVLADGPGRFDGVDGVAAVAGDPGYPHLFFEHPPGTAIALPPENFGQQRVAAVVARHATRAGLDALLDAVPGKVTARMDAPPPRRSAPAPAPAPAPATLRTPTLDGMSNR; translated from the coding sequence ATGAAAATCCGTCAGGTCCTGTTCGTCAACCTTCGGCGCATCGAAAGAGAAGGAATGGAGTCCCTGCTGGCTGCGCGCCGGCTGGGCTACGAGGTCGTGCTGCTGGGCCGCTCACTGCCGGACTTCGCCGCGCCGCTGGTGACCGATTTCCACCAGGTAGACACCTACGACACCGAGTTGGCCCTGGCCGCCGCCAACGAGCTGGCCAGCAAGTACGACATCGCAGGGGTGCCCAGCTTCACCGAGATCGACGTTCAGCTCGCGGCCGCGATCGCGGCGCAGCTCGGGTTGCCGGGGATGAGCGCCACCGCCGCGCTACGCGCCCGAAACAAATTCGAGATGAAGAATGCGTTACGAGATCTCGACGGTGTCCTGCCGGAATTTCGCCGGGTGCGGACGCTGGCCGAGCTTCGGCGGGCGGTCGACCAAATAGGGTTTCCTGCAGTCATCAAGCCGACCGGCGCCTCCGGCTCCAAGGGAGTTTTCGAACTGCGCCGGCCGGAGGACGTGGAACCGGCGCTGGAGCAGCTCGAACGAATCGCCAGCCCGCAATTCGACGCGGTGTTCCGGCAGTTCGGGGCGGAATTCATCGTCGAGGAATACCTGGACGGCACCGAGTTCAGCGTGGAGGGCATGGTCGCCGCCGGGCAGGTGCACGTGGTCGCCGTGACCGACAAGATCACCTCGGTGCCGTACCACCTGGAGGTCGACCACCGGATGCCGGCCGCGATGGGCGCCGAGACCCTCGCCGGCGTCACCGTCACCACCGGCCGGATCGTCACCGCGCTGGGCTTCGACAACTGCGCCTTCCACCTGGAGGCGAAGTGGGGCCCGAAGGGGATGCGGTTCATCGAGGTGGCCGCGCGGCCGGCCGGTGACTACATCGCCTCGCACCTGATCCCGCTCGCCACCGGCGTCGACTACTTCGCCGACCTGATCCGGATCGCGGTCGGAGAGGCACCGGTCCTCCAGCCGGACCGCGCCCTCCACGCCGGGCTTCGGTTCGTGCTGGCCGACGGGCCGGGTCGCTTCGACGGCGTGGACGGGGTGGCCGCGGTGGCCGGCGACCCGGGCTACCCGCACCTGTTCTTCGAGCACCCGCCGGGCACCGCGATCGCGTTGCCGCCGGAGAACTTCGGCCAGCAGCGGGTCGCCGCAGTCGTCGCCCGGCACGCCACCCGCGCCGGCCTGGACGCGCTGCTGGACGCGGTGCCCGGCAAGGTCACCGCCCGGATGGACGCTCCGCCGCCGCGCCGCTCCGCACCAGCACCAGCACCAGCACCAGCACCCGCGACGCTTCGAACCCCGACCCTGGACGGGATGTCGAATAGATGA